Proteins encoded within one genomic window of Mya arenaria isolate MELC-2E11 chromosome 13, ASM2691426v1:
- the LOC128214583 gene encoding sterol carrier protein 2-like encodes MSGPSGSRVFVVGVGLTKFERPLTKQWDYPDMGREAGTAALKDAGLTYDQIKSVVASYCYGEPTSGQRAVYELGLSGVPIYNVNNNCSSGSTALMMARRLVQSGMEDCVMALGFEKMERGLSERYTDKTSPVKRHMDHMVDIGAKPGLIQPRMNSMTSDVVKLYAYAAREYMKKNPQVTVDDFVEIAYKNHKQSVNNPNASISKEISKKDISGKMMLCDPITFWMSAPVADGGAAAIVCSEEFVLKHNLQDRAVEIVAQNMVTDMPSSFGRSFMDLSGAGMARKAAEKCFLDSKMSPADVDVIELHDCFSCNELFMYEALQLAPEGRGADLLHSGVWRQNRAGGEQLLLGGRWVVNPSGGLESKGHPIGATGLAQCAELVSQLRGESGRRQVDGASVAMQHNFGIGGAAVVTLYKQYRPTGRQAQARL; translated from the exons ATGTCTGGACCCAGCGGTAGTCGGGTATTTGTGGTGGGGGTGGGGCTGACAAAGTTTGAGAGGCCGCTGACAAAACAATGGGACTACCCAGATATGGGCAGAGAGGCTG gtACAGCAGCACTGAAGGATGCTGGGCTCACATATGACCAGATCAAGTCAGTTGTGGCGAGCTACTGCTATGGGGAGCCAACAAGCGGTCAGCGGGCGGTGTATGAGCTGGGGCTGTCAGGCGTTCccatatacaatgtaaacaacaacTGCTCATCAGGCTCCACGGCCCTCATGATGGCCCGTCGGCTTGTGCAGAGCGGCATGGAGGACTGTGTAATGGCACTAG GTTTTGAGAAGATGGAACGAGGCCTGTCAGAGCGTTACACAGACAAGACATCACCAGTGAAACGTCACATGGACCACATGGTTGACATTGGCGCCAAGCCTGGCCTTATTCAGCCAAGAATGAACAGCATGACATCTGACGTCGTTAAATTGTACGCTTATGCTGCGCGAGAATACATGAAGAAAAATCCACAAGTGACAGTTGATGACTTTGTTGAAATTGCatataaaaatcacaaacagaGTGTAAATAACCCTAATGCTTCAATATCTAAGGAGATTTCAAAGAAGGATATTTCAGGGAAGATGATGCTTTGTGACCCTATTACGTTCTGGATGTCGGCACCAGTTGCAGATGGAGGTGCAGCAGCCATTGTTTGTAGCGAGGAGTTTGTGTTGAAACACAACCTTCAAGACAG AGCTGTGGAGATTGTGGCCCAGAACATGGTGACAGACATGCCGTCTTCGTTTGGTCGCAGTTTCATGGACCTGTCTGGGGCGGGTATGGCTCGCAAGGCGGCCGAGAAATGCTTCCTGGATAGCAAAATGTCCCCTGCTGATGTAGATGTGATTGAG TTACACGACTGTTTCTCATGCAATGAGTTGTTCATGTATGAGGCACTTCAACTTGCGCCTGAGGGGCGAGGCGCAGACCTACTGCATAGTGGGGTATGGAGGCAGAATCGTGCGGGTGGGGAGCAGCTTCTTCTAGGGGGACGCTGGGTCGTCAACCCCTCTGGGGGCCTTGAGTCTAAGGGGCATCCCATAGGGGCTACAG GTTTGGCACAGTGTGCAGAGCTCGTGTCCCAACTGCGGGGGGAGAGTGGGAGGCGGCAGGTTGACGGAGCCTCGGTTGCCATGCAACACAACTTTGGCATTGGTGGCGCTGCTGTAGTAACGCTCTACAAGCAGTATCGACCCACCGGGCGCCAAGCACAAGCTAGactgtga